A region from the Sorex araneus isolate mSorAra2 chromosome 6, mSorAra2.pri, whole genome shotgun sequence genome encodes:
- the ZNF214 gene encoding zinc finger protein 214: MAVTFEDVTVEFTWDEWKFLDSSQRKLYREVMWENYTNVMSIENWKENCKAQEQRVGYLEHENISFWQGWRNASTQKYENQNYMETAHEVKSRDVKPQDLSQHQEWLKLSQVPGYHNYELNFEGKSPRNLKFTKFIPWQSLELKPSQDYVREMYVNDSHGFQGSRCHVGISWKNLTVEKEQKLIANHSYIPVEGALSNYIGHTCLNDLLKDSMGKKYCACKKCKEIYYWNSQCFLHKRNKLGEKFYQCSISTRCFSQRSDLYRHPQVHVGKRLYGCEEFCSNFSQSVGVHFRHRAHMGEVPFICKVCGESFGQISNLHNHQRVHTEEKIYKFASGKDLSRNPLLHIHQKLHAEEKPFKCDQCGKTFSRSSVLHVHQRVHTGEKPYKCDACGKGFSQSSNLRIHQLVHTGEKSYKCDDCGKGFTQRSNLQIHQRVHTGEKPYKCDNCGKDFSHSSDLRIHQRVHTGEKPYTCHECGKGFSKSSKLLTHQRVHTGERPYKCEQCGKGFSQRSHLLIHQRVHTGEKPYKCDDCGKDFSHSSNLHIHQRVHTGEKPYQCAVCSRGFSHSSALRIHQRVHSGEKPHKCHEYYKGFDQNSQFHNNY; encoded by the exons ATGGCAGTAACTTTTGAAGATGTGACTGTTGAATTTACTTGGGATGAATGgaaattcctggattcctctcAAAGAAAGCTCTACAGAGAGGTCATGTGGGAGAACTACACAAATGTCATGTCCATAG aaaactggaaagaaaactGCAAAGCACAAGAACAAAGAGTTGGATATTTAGaacatgaaaatatttccttttggcAAGGCTGGAGAAATGCTAGCACTCAGAAATATGAGAATCAGAACTACATGGAAACTGCCCATGAGGTGAAGTCCAGAGACGTAAAGCCGCAGGACCTTTCCCAGCATCAAGAGTGGTTAAAACTGTCACAGGTACCAGGGTATCATAACTATGAACTAAATTTTGAAGGCAAAAGTCCCAGGAACTtgaaatttacaaagtttataCCTTGGCAATCCCTAGAATTAAAACCCTCTCAAGACTATGTTAGAGAAATGTATGTGAATGATTCACATGGTTTTCAAGGAAGTAGATGTCATGTTGGCATATCATGGAAAAATTTAACAGTAGAAAAAGAACAGAAGCTCATAGCTAACCATTCTTATATCCCAGTGGAGGGGGCCCTTTCAAACTACATTGGACACACATGCCTAAATGACTTGCTGAAAGACTCTATGGGAAAGAAATATTGTGCctgtaaaaaatgtaaagaaatatattattgGAACTCACAATGTTTTcttcacaaaagaaataaacttgGAGAAAAGTTTTATCAGTGTTCAATCAGCACAAGATGCTTCTCTCAGAGATCAGACCTATATAGACATCCACAAGTCCATGTAGGCAAAAGGCTTTATGGATGTGAAGAGTTTTGCAGTAACTTTAGTCAGAGTGTAGGTGTTCACTTTCGACACAGAGCCCACATGGGGGAAGTACCTTTTATCTGTAAAGTGTGTGGTGAGAGCTTCGGTCAGATCTCTAATCTCCACAATCATCAAAGAGTCCACACAGAAGAGAAAATCTATAAATTTGCGTCTGGTAAGGACCTCAGTAGAAATCCATTACTTCACATTCACCAGAAACTTCATGCAGAAGAAAAGCCTTTTAAATGTGATCAATGTGGTAAGACTTTTAGTCGGAGTTCCGTGCTTCATGTTCATCAGAGAGTTCACACAGGAGAGAAGCCATATAAGTGTGATGCGTGTGGTAAGGGCTTCAGTCAGAGCTCAAATCTTCGAATCCATCAGTTAGTCCATACAGGAGAAAAGTCTTACAAGTGTGATGACTGTGGCAAGGGCTTTACCCAGCGCTCCAATCTTCAAATTCATCAGAGAGTGCATACAGGAGAGAAACCCTACAAATGTGACAACTGTGGGAAGGACTTTAGTCACAGCTCAGATCTTCGTATTCATCAGAGGGTTCATACAGGTGAGAAACCCTATACTTGCCATGAATGTGGGAAAGGCTTCAGCAAGAGTTCAAAGCTGCTTACTCATCAAAGAGTGCATACTGGAGAGAGACCCTATAaatgtgagcagtgtgggaaggGATTCAGTCAACGTTCACATCTTCTCATTCATCAGCGAGTTCATACAGGAGAAAAACCCTATAAATGTGATGACTGTGGAAAAGACTTTAGCCACAGCTCTAATCTTCACATTCACCAGAGGGTGCACACAGGAGAGAAGCCTTATCAATGTGCTGTCTGTAGTAGAGGGTTCAGTCATAGCTCAGCTCTTCGGATTCATCAGAGAGTCCATTCAGGAGAGAAACCTCATAAATGCCATGAATATTATAAGGGATTTGATCAGAATTCACAATTTCACAATAATTACTGa